The sequence CGCTTCTCCGAATACTGAAGCGACAGAAATTAAAGATACTTTTTTCATCAAATCTATTTTAGGATTGTGATGCGTATCAGTTACATACAGTTTATCAATTGGAGCTTTATTAATAAGATCAACTGCACCGCCAGAAAAAATCGCATGGGTGCAAATGCCTATTATTGATTTGGCTCCTCTTTCTTTAAATTTATAAACAGCCTGAGTGAAAGTACCGGCTGTATCTACCAAATCATCAACGATGATAATGTTTTTATTTTTCACTTCGCCGATAACATTAATTATCTCAGAAACATTCGCTTGAGGACGACGCTTATCAACAACAACGAGGTCGGCGTTTAGTCTCTTAGCGTATGCTCTCGCTAATTTAATTCCTCCCACATCGGGAGAGGCAACCACCAAATTTTCAAATTTCTGTTTTGAAAGATTCTTCAAAAAGACTGCTGAGGAGTACAAGTGATCTAATGGGATATCAAAAAAACCTTGCACCTGTCCAGCATGCAAATCCATTGAAATAACTCTATCAGCTCCAGCTACCGTAATCAAGTTTGCCATTAACTTTGCAGAAATAGAAACACGCGGCTGATCTTTTCTATCTTGCCGAGCATATCCAAAATACGGGATTACAGCAGTGATCTGGTTCGCTGAAGACCTGCGAGCAGCATCGATCATAATTAGCAGTTCAATTAAATTTTCAGAAGGCATTCCGGTTGATTGCACAATGAAAACATCCGAACCACGAATGTTCTCAGAGTACTTAACCCAAATTTCTCCATCGCTGAATCTGCGAATATCACATTTGCCGAGTCTAATCCCGATGTTTCGGCAAATTTTTTCAGCTAATGGCTTATTGGAATTCCCTGCAAATACCTTAAAACCTTTAGACATCGACTCCTAATTTCAACTAATAAATGCAAAAAAGCGGTACGAATATAGTAAAATATAGTTCAGGTGTCAAACACCGACTTATTCCGTACCGGACGCCTCCGATTCTGCTGTTGACCTCTTTTTCTTTTTAACTATTAATATTATCCAAATTACGACTATTAATAAAATTCCAAGGATAATTATAATATCGCTGAATGAACTTAACTTCTGAATTTTAATAGTAGCTGTAAGATTTTTTTGCGTTCCGAGTTCACTCAGTTTATAACTCCAAGTGAGTTTATTATCATCTTTGCGGATTGAATTGTCTGTAATCACCTCACCAGGAAAATAATAGATATACGATATTGTATACCGATCAAAAATTCTCTCGCCGCCAGGAGTATTACTTATAGATTGATTAAAAACTTTTTGACCAGAGGCGCCATCTACAAACTCAAACTTTGTTTCGCTGAAGAACTTACATTCGCTGATCTTATTAAAATCCTCAAACTTTAGTTTGATAAGAGCATGTCCGATACTGTCAGAATTTGTTTTCCAAATTTTTATTTCATTTACCTCTATGCCTGCGGCAGAAAAGTTTTTTCTGATCTGCTCTTCTTTGAAGGAGAGTTGTTCTTCATTAGAATCACTTAGGAAAAAACTCGAGACATCAGTCCAATAATGAACTTCCATGCTGCCGCTGCCGTCAGAATTGAGCCAGGTTGTTTGCTCATAATTTATACAACTTGAAATAAAAAGTAATGTAAATAGAAGAAAAATTGCTGCTGATTTTTTCATGTGTTCACTCCCTCGTTCTCTCACAATGGTAAGTTTACGACTTTATAAATCTTATTTCAACTGAATTCTTAAGAAGGTTTATCTTCGCATTAATATCATTAATATAAGAATGAATCCATCTCGTGAAGGCTAGTCTCTCGCAAAGTGAACAAAGGTGTGATCATCAATTTTACATGGGGGCTGAGTTGAAGAATTTTCGATTTGGAAAACAAGAACTATTCAATAATGAATAAAACAAAGACTTGATTTAATGATTAAAATTCCAAATTTTTGCACCGTTTAATTAAAGGAATTCAATGCCGACATATGATTATAAATGCTCGTTCTGCTCAAACGTGTTTGAAGTGTTTCATGGAATTAATGAAACTCCTGATATTAACTGTCCAGAATGCAGCAACCGAGCGAAGAAACATATTAGTTTAAATTCAGGAATAATTTTTAAAGGATCAGGATTTTATATAACAGATTATAAAAATAATACTAATTCAAAAAGCTCTGCGCAAAAACCTGAATCAAAAGCAGGGACAAAACCTAAGCCTGAAACAAAGAGTGAAAAAAAAGAACTCAAAGCTGACGCTTAAAGGTCAGCTCCGAGTGATAAATAAAATTTTGAAGGAGAAAACTTCTGCAAGTCGTAATTCCAAGCAATATCAAACTTCAGCATAAAACCTAAAAAGTAAATTCTCGTTCCGATACCCATTCCCATCAATAGATCTTTTGTTTGAATATTACCTGAAGAATTCCTAATCGTTCCTCGGAAGTCAAGTGTGTTGTTCCATGCTCCACCGATATCAAAAAACGCCACTCCTTGAATGTTCTGGAATAAAAGCGGAATTGGACTTGCGAGTAGATATTTTACCAATGGAAAATGTAATTCGAGATTAAGTAAACCAAATTTACTCCCCAATCTGTGCGCATAATTAAATCCTCTAAGAGGAAGTGCCGGCGTTAGAAATAGAAAATCTTCTGCTGACTCAATTGGTATTTCATTCTGTTCAAATTGACGATTGATCCAATTATCTGTACCGCCAAGCATAAATTTCTGTGGATTCCTACCGAAGCTGTATCCGCCTGATAATCTGACTGTAAAAGAATAATCACTGAAGAATTTGAAATATGTTCTGTAATCTCCAGTTAGAGTTCCAAAGCTAAGTGCATCTTTTGAAAATCCAGGAACTCCCAATAACGTAAAATTATATCTTGTACCTCTTGCAGGAGAAGTATAGCCCCAAAGTGAATTATCGTGTACAAAACTTAGCGATGGAATTAAAAGCGAAAGCTTCTCGCTGTCTTCATCTAATAATTCTAAATTATCACGTTTTACATTTAACCAGCTCAGTCCGCCATCGATTCGATAGAACTTATCAATTGGATAAGTCGCTGAATAATAAAATCCGTAGTTTCTATAACGATACCAATAATACTGCCCACGAGAGATCTGCCACAAAAACCGAGCAGTATGGAATCCTTGAATTCCGTGATCAATTCTGTTTGGCAGGTAATAATAGGCCAATCCATAATCACTATTTTTTAGATCAATCTGCAAACTTGTAACGCCGATTATTTGGTGATCGCCCATTAAATCACTGAATGCAAGAACGGTGGTTCCCAGCAAACCGTAAAACGTATTGTATCCAGCATTTGCATAAATAATATCTGGGGAGAAATTAATTTTATATTTATTGATGATGAAATTCCCTTCTGAGTCTCTCCTATCACCAATTAAAAATATTGAATCACGATTAATTTTTTCTTGTGTGATTAATTTATCGTTGAAAATATAATTACTGAAATCAGTCCGTACGTTCTGTCCGAAGACGTTAGCTGTATCAATCATATTACCGGTGCTTATCTCAACAGATTCGCCAAATTGAATTACAACATTTTGCGACGGAGTATCTTTCTTTGTAGAAGTTGTATCAACCGGTTTACTCATTTTTTCTGTAAAATATTTTGTTGGTTCAAGAACAGAAAGTTCGAGATTTCTTTCCAATGGATTGGTCATAAGAAAAAGATTGTAAGCAGACTTGTACATTGATGAGAAAGCAAGTTTTTTGCCATCACTCGAAAGAGATATTTGATACAATCCATTTATTGAGTTTGTAAGCGGTTTGATGTCTTCAGCACTTCTAATTAAGACTTTATAGCTTTCATCGAATCGAACATTTGAAAGGTCTTTATAATAGACATTGTTAATTCCATTAACATCAGAAATAAAGTATAGACCGTTTCCGTTGCGTGTCGGTACAACAAATTGCTCATCGCTCATGGGTAAATCTGTAATTCTAAAGATTTCCTTCGATGTAATATCAATTCGATAAATATCTTCTTGATAGAAATCGTGGTTCACCATATCGAGAAAATATTCTCGTGTATCTTTACCTGTAAATTTTCCACGATCTGAAGAAAAGTAAACTGCACTACCATCTGCAGAGAATGCTGGTTCAGAATCGCTGAATATATCGTCAGTTAAATTAACCGTTTCTTTCTTATCTATATTATGGACATAAATATCAGATTGATGATTGAATAAACCTACGAATGCAATATGTTTTCCATCCGGCGACCAGTCGACAGAAAATATTCCATCCATATTAACTTCAAGTCGCTCCATATCTTCGGATTCGACATCAATAACAAAAATAGCATCATGCGAACCGGCTTTTGAGGCAATTGCGATTTTCTTCCCGTCAGGCGACCAAGTTAATCCCGGAGTAAGAATATGAAGTTCTTCAAAATTGTTCGTTGCATTTCCTTTGATGATCTTCTTTAAAATTTTACCGTCGGAGGCAGACATTATGAATACATCGAAATAATCATCGCGGTTTGAAATGAACGCAATTCGATCTCCTTGAGGTGAAATTGCGGGACTTGTATTATAAAATCCACCATCTTTCAAATGATCAGTAAGTTTTTTTGCGAAATCTGCAGGTTCTTCCCGAGTTGCAACATCAGGCCAATAATTAATTTTTTGTTCTTTCATCCATTTTTCG is a genomic window of Ignavibacteria bacterium containing:
- a CDS encoding ribose-phosphate pyrophosphokinase; this encodes MSKGFKVFAGNSNKPLAEKICRNIGIRLGKCDIRRFSDGEIWVKYSENIRGSDVFIVQSTGMPSENLIELLIMIDAARRSSANQITAVIPYFGYARQDRKDQPRVSISAKLMANLITVAGADRVISMDLHAGQVQGFFDIPLDHLYSSAVFLKNLSKQKFENLVVASPDVGGIKLARAYAKRLNADLVVVDKRRPQANVSEIINVIGEVKNKNIIIVDDLVDTAGTFTQAVYKFKERGAKSIIGICTHAIFSGGAVDLINKAPIDKLYVTDTHHNPKIDLMKKVSLISVASVFGEAIVRTYKNQSISSLFDIDKG
- a CDS encoding zinc ribbon domain-containing protein: MPTYDYKCSFCSNVFEVFHGINETPDINCPECSNRAKKHISLNSGIIFKGSGFYITDYKNNTNSKSSAQKPESKAGTKPKPETKSEKKELKADA
- a CDS encoding biopolymer transporter Tol; its protein translation is MKSSLKILVLLLLVFSSASYAQFGRNKVQYKKFNYSFIQSEHFDVYFTEGGERLASFAAVVAESALVSIQKSFRFNINARISFVIYNSHNDFQQTNVISEYMEEGIGGVTELFKNRIVVPFEGSYSQFRHVLHHELVHAVINDMFYGGSLQNVISNNITLALPLWFNEGLAEYESLGWDSNTDMFMRDVSINENLPPIKFLNGYFAYRGGQSVWWYIAKKYGKEKVGEILTKIRGTGNFENGFKAALGFSIEELSEKWMKEQKINYWPDVATREEPADFAKKLTDHLKDGGFYNTSPAISPQGDRIAFISNRDDYFDVFIMSASDGKILKKIIKGNATNNFEELHILTPGLTWSPDGKKIAIASKAGSHDAIFVIDVESEDMERLEVNMDGIFSVDWSPDGKHIAFVGLFNHQSDIYVHNIDKKETVNLTDDIFSDSEPAFSADGSAVYFSSDRGKFTGKDTREYFLDMVNHDFYQEDIYRIDITSKEIFRITDLPMSDEQFVVPTRNGNGLYFISDVNGINNVYYKDLSNVRFDESYKVLIRSAEDIKPLTNSINGLYQISLSSDGKKLAFSSMYKSAYNLFLMTNPLERNLELSVLEPTKYFTEKMSKPVDTTSTKKDTPSQNVVIQFGESVEISTGNMIDTANVFGQNVRTDFSNYIFNDKLITQEKINRDSIFLIGDRRDSEGNFIINKYKINFSPDIIYANAGYNTFYGLLGTTVLAFSDLMGDHQIIGVTSLQIDLKNSDYGLAYYYLPNRIDHGIQGFHTARFLWQISRGQYYWYRYRNYGFYYSATYPIDKFYRIDGGLSWLNVKRDNLELLDEDSEKLSLLIPSLSFVHDNSLWGYTSPARGTRYNFTLLGVPGFSKDALSFGTLTGDYRTYFKFFSDYSFTVRLSGGYSFGRNPQKFMLGGTDNWINRQFEQNEIPIESAEDFLFLTPALPLRGFNYAHRLGSKFGLLNLELHFPLVKYLLASPIPLLFQNIQGVAFFDIGGAWNNTLDFRGTIRNSSGNIQTKDLLMGMGIGTRIYFLGFMLKFDIAWNYDLQKFSPSKFYLSLGADL